A single region of the Grus americana isolate bGruAme1 chromosome 3, bGruAme1.mat, whole genome shotgun sequence genome encodes:
- the SIX3 gene encoding homeobox protein SIX3, which yields MVFRSPLELYPTHFFLPNFAADPHHRSLLLASGGGGSGSGSGCSPGAGGGGGGSSRAPHEELSMFQLPTLNFSPEQVASVCETLEETGDIERLGRFLWSLPVAPGACEAINKHESILRARAVVAFHTGNFRDLYHILENHKFTKESHGKLQAMWLEAHYQEAEKLRGRPLGPVDKYRVRKKFPLPRTIWDGEQKTHCFKERTRSLLREWYLQDPYPNPSKKRELAQATGLTPTQVGNWFKNRRQRDRAAAAKNRLQHQAIGQSGMRSLAEPGCPTHSSAESPSTAASPTTSVSSLTERAETGTSILSVTSSDSECDV from the exons ATGGTGTTCAGGTCCCCGCTAGAGCTTTATCCCACCCATTTCTTCTTGCCAAACTTCGCCGCCGACCCGCACCACCGCTCCCTCCTTCTCgccagcggcggcggcggcagcggcagcggctCGGGCTGCAGCCCCGGTGCCGGCGGCGGTGGAGGCGGCAGCTCCCGGGCACCCCACGAAGAGTTGTCAATGTTTCAGCTGCCCACACTCAACTTCTCCCCGGAGCAAGTGGCCAGCGTCTGCGAGACGCTGGAGGAGACTGGAGACATAGAGAGGCTGGGGAGGTTCCTCTGGTCGCTGCCGGTGGCGCCGGGGGCATGCGAGGCCATCAACAAGCACGAGTCCATCCTCCGAGCCCGGGCGGTGGTGGCCTTCCACACGGGCAACTTCCGAGACCTCTACCACATCCTGGAGAACCACAAATTCACCAAGGAGTCCCACGGCAAGTTGCAGGCCATGTGGCTCGAAGCGCACTACCAGGAGGCCGAGAAGCTAAGGGGTCGCCCGCTGGGGCCGGTTGATAAATACAGGGTGAGGAAGAAGTTTCCGCTGCCCAGGACCATTTGGGATGGCGAGCAGAAGACGCACTGCTTCAAGGAGAGGACTCGCAGCCTCCTGAGGGAGTGGTACCTGCAGGACCCTTACCCCAACCCCAGCAAGAAAAGGGAACTGGCTCAGGCCACGGGGCTCACCCCCACGCAAGTAGGCAACTGGTTCAAAAACCGAAGGCAAAGAGACAGAGCAGCGGCGGCTAAAAACAG GCTCCAGCACCAGGCGATAGGACAGAGCGGCATGCGGTCGCTGGCAGAGCCCGGCTGCCCGACACACAGCTCGGCCGAGTCTCCGTCCACGGCGGCCAGCCCGACCACCAGCGTCTCCAGTTTGACAGAAAGAGCCGAGACGGGCACCTCCATCCTCTCGGTAACCTCCAGCGACTCGGAATGTGATGTATGA